Proteins encoded by one window of Deltaproteobacteria bacterium:
- a CDS encoding dienelactone hydrolase family protein has protein sequence MSINLATVDIPAEDGKSMGLYVAAPDGDGRKPALLVIMEIFGVNAHMKDVTERFANEGYVAVSPDLYYRLDERVIPNTDRDGAFAARGTLYDTKVVEDLNRAIAYAKGRDDVDPDRVGIIGYCFGGRVSWMAACNCPGLACSSLYYGGQIAGGQRGEKSPVEPVTQGNNIKIPMQCVWGGQDQGIPQEARDAIEDTLKANAVDYEWHLYDDAGHAFFCDDRPSYHEASAKDVWPKTLAFLARHLKG, from the coding sequence ATGAGCATCAACCTCGCAACGGTGGACATCCCCGCCGAAGACGGCAAGTCCATGGGCCTGTACGTGGCCGCGCCCGACGGCGACGGCAGGAAGCCGGCGCTGCTGGTGATCATGGAGATCTTCGGCGTCAACGCGCACATGAAGGATGTCACCGAACGCTTCGCCAACGAGGGTTACGTGGCAGTATCGCCGGATCTCTACTATCGCCTGGACGAGCGCGTCATCCCCAACACCGACCGCGACGGCGCCTTTGCCGCCCGCGGCACCCTTTACGACACCAAGGTCGTCGAGGACCTGAACCGCGCCATTGCCTACGCCAAGGGGCGCGACGACGTGGACCCGGACCGGGTGGGCATCATCGGTTACTGCTTCGGCGGCCGGGTGTCGTGGATGGCGGCGTGCAACTGCCCGGGGCTTGCGTGCAGCAGCCTGTACTACGGCGGCCAGATCGCCGGCGGTCAGCGCGGCGAGAAGAGCCCGGTGGAGCCCGTGACCCAGGGGAACAACATCAAGATCCCGATGCAGTGCGTATGGGGCGGGCAGGACCAGGGCATCCCCCAGGAGGCCCGGGACGCCATCGAGGACACGCTGAAGGCCAACGCCGTAGACTACGAGTGGCACCTGTACGACGACGCGGGCCACGCGTTCTTCTGCGACGATCGCCCGAGCTACCACGAGGCCTCCGCCAAGGACGTCTGGCCCAAGACGCTGGCGTTCCTGGCCAGGCACCTGAAGGGGTAG
- the thrH gene encoding bifunctional phosphoserine phosphatase/homoserine phosphotransferase ThrH, whose translation MQICCLDLEGVLLPEIWIAVAEHFHNDDLRLTTRDISDYDQLMQHRLKVLRRNRIRLADIQGVIAGMEPLPGARDFLDDLYQDFQVVLLSDTYYEFAMPLIRKLGNPTLLCNWLTVSRSGYIANYILRQKDGKRKAVRAFKQIGFRVVAAGDSYNDLSMLRTADRGVLFNPPEAIVKRYPAFPVSRDYATLSRLLRQ comes from the coding sequence ATGCAAATCTGCTGTTTGGACCTGGAGGGAGTCCTCCTGCCGGAAATCTGGATCGCGGTGGCCGAGCATTTCCACAACGACGACCTGCGGCTCACCACGCGCGACATCTCCGACTACGACCAGCTCATGCAGCACCGCCTGAAGGTGCTCCGGAGGAACCGCATCCGGCTGGCGGACATCCAGGGCGTCATCGCCGGCATGGAGCCGCTGCCCGGGGCCAGGGACTTCCTCGACGACCTCTATCAGGACTTCCAGGTGGTGCTGCTGTCGGACACCTACTACGAGTTCGCCATGCCGCTGATCCGGAAGCTGGGGAACCCGACGCTCTTGTGCAACTGGCTCACGGTGAGCCGGTCGGGGTACATCGCGAACTACATCCTCCGCCAGAAGGACGGCAAGCGCAAAGCCGTGAGGGCGTTCAAGCAGATCGGCTTTCGCGTGGTGGCGGCGGGGGACTCCTACAACGACCTGAGCATGCTGCGCACCGCCGACCGCGGCGTGCTGTTCAACCCGCCGGAGGCCATCGTCAAGCGGTACCCGGCTTTTCCGGTCTCGCGCGACTACGCGACGCTGTCGCGGTTGCTGAGACAGTAA
- the arsS gene encoding arsenosugar biosynthesis radical SAM protein ArsS (Some members of this family are selenoproteins.) — MRKQKLQVLQVNMGKYCNQSCFHCHVEAGPGRKEMMDRNTVDDVLRFLEKSDIPTVDITGGAPELNPHFDHLVESCKALGRHVMDRCNLTVFYEEGKEYLPEFFKSHQVEVVCSLPCYTKENVDSQRGNGTFELSVRGLQELNRLGYGQPDSGLELNLVYNPMGNYLPPPQEELEGDYRRMLGDDFGIVFNHLYCLTNMPITRFKKFLKQRDQYDDYLQLLEDNFNAETVEKVMCRDLLSVGWDGAVYDCDFNQMLEMPLGQVNGTRPHIRDLAAADFEDQPILTGNHCYACTAGTGSSCGGALL, encoded by the coding sequence CTGCGAAAGCAGAAGCTCCAAGTGCTCCAGGTGAACATGGGGAAGTACTGCAACCAGTCGTGCTTCCACTGCCACGTGGAGGCCGGGCCCGGCCGCAAGGAGATGATGGACCGGAACACCGTGGACGACGTGCTGCGGTTCCTGGAGAAATCCGACATCCCCACCGTGGACATCACCGGAGGCGCGCCCGAACTGAACCCCCACTTCGACCACCTGGTAGAGTCCTGCAAGGCTCTCGGACGCCACGTCATGGACCGGTGCAACCTCACGGTGTTCTACGAGGAGGGCAAGGAGTACCTGCCCGAGTTCTTCAAGAGCCACCAAGTCGAGGTTGTCTGCTCGCTGCCCTGCTACACCAAGGAGAACGTGGACAGCCAGCGCGGCAACGGCACGTTCGAGTTGAGCGTGCGCGGATTGCAGGAGCTCAACCGCCTGGGCTACGGACAGCCCGATTCAGGGCTTGAGCTCAACCTCGTCTACAACCCCATGGGCAACTACCTGCCGCCGCCCCAGGAGGAACTCGAAGGCGACTACCGGCGCATGCTCGGCGACGATTTCGGCATCGTCTTCAACCACCTCTATTGCCTGACCAACATGCCCATTACCCGCTTCAAGAAGTTCCTCAAGCAGCGGGACCAGTACGACGACTACCTGCAGCTCCTGGAGGACAACTTCAACGCCGAGACGGTGGAGAAGGTGATGTGCCGGGACCTGTTGAGCGTGGGATGGGACGGCGCGGTGTACGACTGCGACTTCAACCAGATGCTCGAGATGCCGCTGGGCCAGGTCAACGGGACCCGGCCCCACATCCGGGATCTCGCCGCGGCCGACTTCGAGGATCAGCCCATCCTCACGGGGAACCACTGCTACGCCTGCACCGCCGGCACCGGCAGCAGTTGCGGCGGCGCGTTGCTTTAA
- a CDS encoding DUF924 domain-containing protein, with protein sequence MEPLSKEILTFWFETLDLSTEMDKRQVWFRSTPEFDQYLVDHYTEVQERAAAGEFDHFKETVEDCLTLILCLDQFPRNIFRGTPRAFATDPKAREVAGYALAKGYDRGLSRWPRTFIYLPFEHSEQLADQERALVLYGSLGVEDSMRSAVGHHAAIKRFGRFPHRNAVLGRPNTPEEDEYLKDPPMWGKTAAEAAELEARKAAAAKAEG encoded by the coding sequence GTGGAACCCTTATCGAAAGAAATACTCACTTTCTGGTTTGAAACGCTGGACCTGAGCACGGAGATGGACAAGCGCCAGGTTTGGTTCCGCTCCACGCCGGAGTTCGATCAATACTTGGTCGACCACTATACCGAAGTCCAGGAGCGGGCCGCGGCGGGCGAGTTCGACCACTTCAAGGAGACCGTCGAAGACTGCCTGACCTTGATCCTGTGCCTGGACCAGTTCCCGCGCAACATCTTTCGCGGCACGCCGCGCGCCTTCGCTACCGACCCCAAGGCGCGCGAGGTGGCCGGCTACGCCTTGGCAAAGGGTTACGACCGCGGCCTCTCCCGCTGGCCCAGGACCTTCATCTACCTGCCGTTCGAGCACAGCGAGCAACTGGCCGACCAGGAACGCGCGCTGGTGCTGTACGGCAGCCTCGGGGTCGAGGACTCCATGCGCTCGGCGGTCGGCCACCACGCCGCCATCAAGCGCTTCGGCCGCTTCCCCCATCGCAACGCGGTCCTGGGCCGCCCCAACACGCCGGAAGAGGACGAGTACCTCAAGGATCCGCCCATGTGGGGCAAGACCGCCGCCGAGGCGGCGGAACTGGAGGCGCGCAAGGCGGCGGCCGCGAAGGCGGAAGGTTAG
- a CDS encoding dihydroorotase family protein, whose translation MDASGLALIPGAVDMHSHHREGGEPGGYDYKENIHTATMQCAAGGVTTSVAMPNVTPPPNTVPRLEQLFSVYERESIIDFNVNPAGTIPEEIPKLAKMGIGAFKVFMVVDTGRDYPHMPGIGVHDHGKIMEIMEACAAANVPLMVHPHDQPLMDYIEKKYWDRGERDCLAYAKAYAEHDGVIWETAIQFLIRLQAATGVHLHVLHVQTEGTVEMIRRAKDAGRRVTAEVNPWAIFLGSDWSEIERLGSYALSYWIPEKNSPALWEGLRDGTIDIVATDHAPHTREEKEIGWEDGWKAHTGTPSAQYYMSLLMDAASKGKISLERMVEATSTLPARIFGVHNKGRIEVGYDADLALVDLNAEKEIRDEDVLSKIGWSPYAGRTLKGWPVRTFVRGTTVYRDGKVVGKKGHGRQAKATYPG comes from the coding sequence GTGGACGCCTCCGGGCTGGCGCTGATCCCCGGCGCGGTGGACATGCATTCGCACCACCGCGAGGGCGGCGAGCCCGGCGGCTACGACTACAAGGAGAACATCCACACCGCCACCATGCAGTGCGCCGCCGGCGGCGTCACCACGTCGGTGGCCATGCCCAACGTGACGCCGCCGCCCAACACGGTGCCGCGCCTCGAACAGTTGTTCTCGGTCTACGAGCGCGAGTCGATCATCGACTTCAACGTAAACCCGGCCGGCACCATCCCGGAAGAGATCCCCAAGCTGGCCAAGATGGGCATCGGCGCATTCAAGGTGTTCATGGTGGTGGACACCGGCCGGGACTATCCGCACATGCCGGGCATCGGCGTCCACGACCACGGCAAGATCATGGAGATCATGGAGGCCTGCGCGGCGGCCAACGTACCGCTCATGGTCCATCCCCACGACCAGCCTCTCATGGACTACATCGAGAAGAAGTACTGGGACCGGGGGGAGCGCGACTGCCTGGCCTACGCCAAAGCCTATGCCGAACACGACGGGGTGATCTGGGAAACCGCCATCCAGTTCCTCATCCGCCTGCAGGCGGCCACCGGTGTGCACCTGCACGTGCTGCACGTCCAGACCGAGGGCACCGTGGAGATGATCCGCCGCGCCAAGGACGCCGGCCGGCGGGTGACCGCCGAGGTCAACCCCTGGGCGATCTTCCTGGGGTCGGACTGGAGCGAGATCGAGCGGCTGGGCTCCTACGCCCTCTCCTACTGGATCCCGGAAAAGAACTCGCCGGCCCTGTGGGAGGGTCTGCGCGACGGCACCATCGACATCGTCGCCACCGACCACGCGCCGCACACGCGCGAGGAGAAGGAGATCGGCTGGGAGGACGGCTGGAAGGCGCACACCGGCACGCCGTCCGCGCAATATTACATGAGCCTGCTCATGGACGCCGCCTCCAAGGGCAAGATCTCGCTGGAGCGCATGGTCGAGGCCACCTCCACCCTGCCGGCGCGCATCTTCGGCGTGCACAACAAGGGCCGCATCGAGGTGGGCTACGACGCCGACCTGGCGCTGGTGGACCTGAACGCCGAGAAGGAGATCCGCGACGAGGACGTGCTCAGCAAAATCGGCTGGAGCCCCTACGCCGGGCGCACGCTCAAGGGCTGGCCGGTACGCACGTTCGTGCGCGGCACCACCGTGTACCGCGACGGCAAGGTAGTGGGAAAGAAGGGCCACGGCCGGCAGGCCAAGGCCACGTACCCCGGGTAG
- a CDS encoding tripartite tricarboxylate transporter TctB family protein, which translates to MTTPKIREHYIESLFILLLAVIFAAALFTARGWPWKTALFPMLIGVAGCVIAAALALWTGVKGGEAPTPGEAGGAADIFLDVNLRSGEALVRTAVIALWILSIIAGTWLLGQMIALPLFVFLYLKVGSGESWLISVGLTVCIIAFLYGVFDQVIHASWYEGELWRALGIELF; encoded by the coding sequence ATGACCACGCCAAAGATTCGTGAACACTACATCGAAAGCCTCTTCATCCTCCTGCTGGCGGTGATCTTCGCCGCGGCGTTGTTCACGGCCAGAGGATGGCCCTGGAAAACCGCGCTTTTTCCCATGCTCATCGGCGTTGCCGGCTGCGTCATCGCCGCCGCCCTTGCATTGTGGACCGGAGTGAAGGGAGGCGAGGCGCCCACCCCGGGCGAAGCGGGAGGAGCGGCGGACATCTTCCTTGACGTGAACCTGCGGAGCGGTGAAGCGCTCGTCCGCACCGCGGTCATCGCCCTGTGGATACTGAGCATCATCGCGGGCACGTGGCTCCTGGGCCAGATGATCGCCTTGCCGCTGTTCGTCTTCCTGTACCTGAAGGTGGGTTCCGGCGAGAGTTGGCTCATCTCCGTGGGCCTCACCGTATGCATCATCGCCTTTCTCTACGGCGTGTTCGACCAGGTGATCCACGCATCGTGGTACGAGGGGGAGC
- a CDS encoding glucose 1-dehydrogenase has protein sequence MRLLNRVALVTGAATGLGRTYAVRLAEEGAHVCATDVNFAGVEGTARLVAAEGRKALALEMDVTSEQQTLDGARKAFDHFGSIDILVNNAGIVRNTPRVPIEEADVADWHRIIAVNLTGTYLAARAVVPYMKRSPKGKIVNISSGVALHGRTLSHEYVSSKMGVIGLTRALATDLGPFNINVNAIAPGGVDTSQAREAPETPSEHMLRQRCVERHLLPSDLDGVVAFLASDDSDMITGQVINVDGGRVFIA, from the coding sequence ATGCGGCTCCTTAATCGGGTTGCGCTGGTCACTGGCGCGGCCACGGGCCTGGGGCGAACTTATGCGGTGCGGCTAGCGGAGGAGGGCGCCCACGTGTGCGCCACCGACGTGAACTTCGCCGGGGTGGAAGGGACCGCCCGGCTGGTGGCGGCGGAGGGCCGCAAGGCCCTGGCGCTCGAAATGGACGTGACCTCCGAGCAGCAGACCCTCGACGGAGCCAGGAAGGCCTTCGACCACTTCGGCAGCATCGATATCCTGGTGAACAACGCCGGCATCGTGCGCAACACACCAAGGGTGCCCATCGAAGAGGCGGACGTGGCGGACTGGCACCGCATCATCGCGGTGAACCTCACCGGGACGTATCTCGCGGCCCGGGCGGTGGTGCCCTACATGAAGCGCTCGCCCAAGGGGAAGATCGTCAACATCAGCTCCGGCGTGGCGCTCCACGGCCGCACCCTGAGCCACGAGTACGTGTCGTCCAAGATGGGCGTCATCGGCCTCACCCGAGCCCTGGCCACGGACCTCGGCCCCTTCAACATCAACGTGAACGCCATCGCTCCGGGCGGCGTCGACACCTCGCAGGCGCGGGAAGCGCCGGAAACGCCCTCCGAGCACATGCTGCGCCAGCGCTGCGTCGAGCGCCACCTCCTTCCGAGCGACCTCGACGGAGTCGTGGCGTTTCTCGCCTCCGACGACAGCGACATGATCACCGGGCAGGTGATCAACGTGGACGGCGGCCGGGTGTTTATCGCTTGA
- a CDS encoding tripartite tricarboxylate transporter permease, whose amino-acid sequence MLEAAHQALLGILSWPAFGYLLLGVGLGVFFGMVPGLSGLSGMAILLPFTFDLGPYEAMALLMGMYAITSTSDTISSVLLGVPGTAGSQATIMDGYPLAKKGEAARAFGAAYTVSAFGGVVGAVLLVLSIPILSPLVLSFGAPEFFLLGVLGMAMVGALSGSAPAKGILVGLFALQLSMMGYSPQDGIPRYWFNTPYLLEGLPIVPCVLGLFSLPEVVELAVRRGTLAEVPEMGKGMWDGVRDAVRNWWLALRCAVIGAYIGFIPGLGASIVDWVAYGHAVQSNRDPEAEFGKGEIRGVIAPESANNAMKGGSLIPTIAFGVPGSATMAILLGAFLIHGIYPGPELLSTRLDVTFSVIWALVIANVITAVVLMGCTTQLAKVTTIRGSLIIPIILVLVFMGSWMATQDLGDWVVLVSAGALGYLMKRWGWPRPPIALGIVLGPIMERYLDIAVSRYGWTWVWQRPIVIALILMTLATVFYATRSQSRQQEAEAS is encoded by the coding sequence ATGCTAGAGGCTGCCCACCAGGCACTCCTGGGAATCTTGTCTTGGCCGGCCTTCGGCTATCTTCTGCTGGGCGTCGGCCTGGGCGTCTTCTTCGGCATGGTGCCGGGCCTTTCCGGGCTCTCCGGCATGGCCATCCTGTTGCCCTTCACCTTCGACCTCGGACCCTACGAGGCCATGGCGCTGCTCATGGGCATGTACGCCATCACCTCCACCTCGGACACCATATCGTCGGTGCTGCTGGGCGTGCCGGGCACGGCCGGCTCCCAAGCCACCATCATGGACGGCTATCCCCTGGCCAAGAAGGGGGAGGCGGCCCGGGCCTTCGGCGCCGCCTACACGGTGTCGGCGTTCGGCGGAGTGGTGGGCGCCGTCCTGCTGGTCCTCTCGATCCCGATCCTGAGCCCGCTGGTGCTGTCCTTCGGCGCCCCCGAGTTCTTTCTCCTGGGTGTCCTGGGCATGGCCATGGTGGGCGCCCTGAGCGGCAGCGCCCCGGCCAAGGGCATCCTGGTGGGGCTGTTCGCCCTTCAGCTCTCCATGATGGGCTATTCACCGCAGGACGGCATCCCGCGCTACTGGTTCAACACGCCCTATCTCCTGGAAGGGCTTCCCATCGTTCCGTGCGTGTTGGGCCTGTTCTCGCTGCCGGAGGTCGTGGAGTTGGCGGTGCGCCGGGGCACCCTCGCGGAGGTGCCGGAGATGGGGAAGGGCATGTGGGACGGCGTGCGCGACGCGGTGCGGAACTGGTGGCTGGCGCTCCGGTGTGCGGTGATCGGCGCCTATATTGGTTTCATTCCGGGCCTCGGCGCGAGCATCGTCGACTGGGTGGCCTACGGCCACGCGGTGCAGTCCAACAGGGATCCCGAGGCCGAATTCGGCAAGGGCGAGATACGCGGGGTGATCGCGCCCGAGAGCGCCAACAACGCCATGAAGGGCGGCTCGCTCATTCCGACCATCGCCTTCGGCGTCCCGGGAAGCGCCACCATGGCGATCCTGCTGGGCGCCTTCCTGATCCACGGGATCTACCCGGGCCCGGAACTCCTGAGCACGCGTCTCGACGTCACCTTCTCGGTGATATGGGCCTTGGTCATCGCCAACGTCATCACCGCCGTCGTGCTGATGGGCTGCACCACCCAGTTGGCCAAGGTCACCACCATCCGCGGCAGCCTGATCATTCCCATCATCCTGGTGCTGGTGTTCATGGGTTCGTGGATGGCCACGCAGGATCTGGGTGACTGGGTGGTACTGGTGTCCGCGGGAGCGTTGGGCTACCTCATGAAGCGCTGGGGCTGGCCGCGGCCGCCCATCGCCCTCGGGATCGTCCTGGGTCCCATCATGGAACGCTACCTGGACATCGCCGTGAGCCGTTACGGCTGGACGTGGGTGTGGCAGCGGCCCATCGTCATCGCCCTGATACTCATGACCCTGGCGACCGTGTTCTACGCGACCAGGAGCCAGTCGCGCCAACAGGAGGCGGAGGCCTCGTGA
- a CDS encoding methylated-DNA--[protein]-cysteine S-methyltransferase, with protein MYYDWMESPLGALLIVADESALRMISFSRGRHPGKVEDGWRRGGTVVAEARRQLDEYFAGRRKAFHLPVAPAGTPFQLRAWRALQDIPYGETRSYGEQARALGQSAAVRAVGAANGRNPIPIIIPCHRVIGGDGRLTGYAGGLDIKKYLLDLERRHVVGNMREAATGLRSGTTADPFGREPEQGHAAP; from the coding sequence ATGTACTACGATTGGATGGAGAGTCCTCTCGGCGCACTCTTGATCGTTGCGGACGAGTCCGCGCTCAGGATGATCAGCTTCTCTCGGGGGCGGCATCCCGGCAAGGTGGAGGACGGCTGGCGCCGGGGCGGGACGGTGGTGGCGGAGGCGCGGCGCCAACTCGACGAGTACTTCGCGGGGCGGCGCAAGGCCTTTCACCTGCCGGTGGCGCCCGCGGGCACCCCGTTTCAGTTGCGCGCGTGGCGCGCTTTGCAGGACATCCCCTACGGTGAAACCCGTTCCTACGGCGAACAGGCCCGCGCCTTGGGGCAGTCGGCAGCGGTGCGCGCGGTGGGGGCGGCCAATGGGCGCAACCCGATTCCCATCATCATTCCGTGCCATCGGGTCATCGGCGGAGACGGGCGGTTGACGGGGTACGCGGGCGGCCTCGACATCAAGAAGTACCTGCTGGACCTGGAACGGCGTCACGTCGTCGGCAACATGCGGGAAGCGGCCACAGGGCTGCGGTCCGGTACGACAGCGGACCCGTTCGGTCGGGAACCGGAGCAAGGGCATGCGGCTCCTTAA
- a CDS encoding p-hydroxycinnamoyl CoA hydratase/lyase gives MATKEYKTVLVEKEDGLTWVILNRPEKRNAMNPQLHFDMYDAVTEAEGDPETQVMVITGAGQSWCAGMDLKEFFREGDKNPEFQRQVAWASQEWRWRKLFTFPKPTIAMVNGYCFGGAFSPMIACDFAIAAEDAIFGLSEVNWGILPGGLVSRVVTDVLSLRDGLYHAMTGDPFDGRKAAEMRLVNYAVPADQLRDETVKLARKLMEKNPWALRATKQAYKLVRGMDYSQAEDYLAAKGAQIKMQDREGGYDQGIKQFIDDKTYKPGFGPMARVHKGS, from the coding sequence ATGGCGACAAAAGAATACAAGACCGTGCTGGTGGAGAAGGAGGACGGCCTCACCTGGGTCATCCTCAACCGTCCCGAGAAGCGCAACGCCATGAACCCGCAGCTCCACTTCGACATGTACGACGCGGTGACGGAAGCCGAGGGAGACCCCGAGACCCAGGTCATGGTCATCACCGGCGCGGGCCAGAGCTGGTGCGCCGGCATGGATCTCAAGGAGTTCTTCCGCGAGGGCGACAAGAACCCCGAGTTTCAGCGGCAGGTGGCGTGGGCCAGCCAGGAATGGCGCTGGCGCAAGCTCTTCACCTTTCCCAAGCCCACCATCGCCATGGTGAACGGCTACTGCTTCGGCGGCGCCTTCAGCCCGATGATTGCCTGTGACTTCGCCATCGCCGCCGAGGACGCCATTTTCGGGCTGTCCGAGGTCAACTGGGGCATCCTGCCCGGCGGCCTGGTGAGCCGTGTCGTCACCGACGTGTTGAGCCTGCGCGACGGCCTCTACCATGCCATGACCGGCGACCCGTTCGACGGCAGGAAGGCCGCGGAGATGCGGCTGGTCAACTACGCGGTGCCGGCGGACCAGCTCCGGGACGAGACCGTGAAGCTGGCCAGGAAGCTCATGGAGAAGAACCCCTGGGCGCTGCGGGCCACCAAGCAGGCCTACAAGCTGGTGCGCGGCATGGACTACTCCCAGGCCGAGGACTATCTGGCCGCCAAGGGCGCGCAGATCAAGATGCAGGACCGGGAGGGCGGTTACGACCAGGGCATCAAGCAGTTCATCGACGACAAGACCTACAAGCCGGGGTTCGGCCCCATGGCCCGCGTCCACAAGGGTTCCTGA
- a CDS encoding p-hydroxycinnamoyl CoA hydratase/lyase → MATKEYKTVLVEKEDGLTWVILNRPEKRNAMSPQLHFDMYDAVTEAEGDPETQVMVITGAGNSWCAGQDLKEYFREGDKNPALRRQASWCSQEWRWRKLFTFPKPTIAMVNGFCFGGAFTPLVACDFAIAADDAVFGLSEVNWGILPGGLVSRVVTDMLSLRDGLYHAMTGDPFDGKKAAEMRLVNYSVPADQLRDETVKLARKLMEKNPWALRATKQAYKLVRNMDYSQAEDYLAAKGAQIKMQDREGGYDQGIKQFIDDKTYKPGFGPMARVNKAS, encoded by the coding sequence ATGGCAACGAAAGAGTACAAGACCGTGCTGGTGGAGAAGGAGGACGGCCTCACCTGGGTCATCCTCAACCGTCCGGAGAAGCGCAACGCCATGAGCCCGCAGCTCCACTTCGACATGTACGACGCGGTGACCGAGGCCGAGGGAGATCCCGAGACCCAGGTCATGGTCATCACCGGCGCGGGCAATAGCTGGTGCGCCGGCCAGGACCTCAAGGAATACTTCCGCGAGGGCGACAAGAACCCGGCGCTGCGCCGGCAGGCGAGCTGGTGCAGCCAGGAGTGGCGCTGGCGCAAGCTCTTCACCTTCCCCAAGCCCACCATCGCCATGGTCAACGGCTTCTGCTTCGGCGGGGCGTTCACGCCGCTGGTGGCCTGCGACTTCGCCATCGCCGCGGATGACGCCGTCTTCGGGCTTTCCGAGGTCAACTGGGGCATCCTGCCCGGCGGCCTCGTGAGCCGGGTGGTCACGGACATGCTGTCCTTGCGCGACGGCCTCTACCACGCCATGACCGGCGATCCCTTCGACGGCAAGAAGGCCGCGGAGATGCGGCTCGTGAACTACTCGGTGCCGGCGGACCAGCTCCGGGACGAAACCGTGAAGCTGGCCAGGAAGCTCATGGAGAAGAACCCTTGGGCGCTACGCGCCACCAAGCAGGCCTACAAGCTCGTGCGCAACATGGACTACTCCCAGGCCGAGGACTATCTGGCCGCCAAGGGCGCGCAGATCAAGATGCAGGACCGGGAGGGCGGTTACGACCAGGGCATCAAGCAGTTCATCGACGACAAGACCTACAAGCCTGGGTTCGGCCCCATGGCGCGGGTCAACAAGGCTTCCTAG